In Scheffersomyces stipitis CBS 6054 chromosome 7, complete sequence, the DNA window tctCACGGTTCCGAAAGAGTCTATTACCAACAGACTTAATCGTATTATAGAGAAAGAATCCAATACCTTCATTCATGCCCGTATCCAGCGTATTAAGACACATCACACCGAGCAGATCACAAAGCAGATCCAtgagagaaagagaaaagaccACGAAttgtacttgaagaagttacgactcaaggaagaagaatacgacAAAGCATTAAAGGCAGCAACCACAGAAACACAGAAACAGGGATTTTTCGGTAACTTGTTTGGATTCAATTCGACAACTACGAATTCTCGTTCAGAATTGGATTTTCAACTCAAAGATTCATTTGATAACGAATCAGTTGCTAGCCATACATCAACTACAGCATCTAAGACGAACAACAGTAATAGCAAGAGATTTTCGTTTCTTCCTGTAGGAGGGCTCTGGAGCTCTGGTTCTGGAGGGAAAGAGCTGAACAAGAATGACTTGTCTGAAGTTTCTCCTAGTAAGAAAAGTGAATCTTCTAATGATCATATACATCCTGCCGAAGTTGTCCTTCGCGAGGAAATCGAattacaagaagaaaatgaagtagcagaaatagaagagaaagaagaagtacaCGAAggtgaaaatgaaaatggGTATGActttgatgatgaagaattcgacGATTTCACATCGGCAGAACCATTGCCTAAAACTTCAACTACCATAACAGCAATGGCTCCTTTAAAACCATCTACTTTTCTGCCTCCTCCTAGTTCTACAACGAATGAATTCAATCTCACTACTCAACACAACATCAACGCGGACCTTTTGGACATATTTGGTcctgaaaagaagagtaaCGAAGCTAACGAAAATCTACTCAATATATAAGTAGTTCATAGTAAATAGAACAAAATCTGTAATAGAAAAGATACTAAGACAGGATTGTGGAAATGCAAAAGTCGTATACTTTCCATGATTCTGCAAGACTTCTCCAGTGACTGACTGCGAGTTTGCGAGTTTGCCATACTGAAATCAAACGTAAACAAGTCCTATATTCTTCGTACTTTAAGCTGTCTCCCTTGCTTATATAATTCTTTTTGCGTCACAAGCCGCAAGATCTGAGATCTGATAGCGACAAATGTCCGGTAAGTTGCATTAAATAAATTTTCATTTAGCTCACGTGATGTatacatttttcagtgAGGAAGTTCTATTGAAGTTTCTCTATATCAGCTAGCAAGTCTCATAAAATCACGAATTATCCATTTTCTCCCTAAAAGCCGGCACAATGTTAAGAGGAAGCGTGCTGTCTTCATTGCGGGCTATGCAGCGTTCTAGCCTTGCAAGAAGAGCATTTACTGCTGCCACCAAACCCAACATCGAAACTTCCACTCTTTCGAATGGGCTTCGATTAGTTACAGACTCCACACCGGGCCATTTCAGCGCTCTTGGGGCCTATGTAGATGCTGGATCGAGATTTGAAAACCCTAATAAGCCCGGCTTGTCTCATATATGTGACCGTTTGGCATGGAAGTCTACTGAAAAGTACTCAGGCATGGAGCTCATAGAGAACCTTGCCAAGTTGGGTGGAAACTACATGTGTTCCGCACAAAGAGAATCTGTCATCTACCAGGCTTCtgttttcaacaaagatGTAGAAAAGATGTTTGATTGTATTGCCCAAACTGTGAGAGCTCCTCGTTTCACTGACCAGGAACTCTTTGAGACTCTTCAAACTGCAGAGTACGAAGTCAACGAAGTTTCGCTAAAACACGATATGTTTCTTCCGGAAGTTTTACATTCGGCTGCATACCAAAACAATACCTTGGGATTGCCCTTGTTCTGTCCCCCAGAACGGATCCCAGAAATCGGCAAATCTGACATCATCAACTACCACAACCAGTTCTTCCAGCCACAGAACATCGTAGTGGCAATGGTAGGTGTGCCTCATGAACATGCTGTCAAGTTAGCTGAAAAACAATTTGGGGATTGGAAGCCGGCAAAGAGTTATAGGCCCGACTTCGGAACCGTCAAGTACACTGGTGGTGAAATATCCTTGCCTTTCCAGCCTCCCATCTACAGTAATATGCCTGAACTATACCATATGCAAATTGCGTTCGAGACTACCGGTTTACTCAGTGACGACTTGTATGCGTTGGCAACTTTACAGAAGCTACTTGGAGGTGGTTCCTCATTTTCTGCTGGTGGTCCAGGTAAGGGTATGTTTTCCAGATTGTACACCAGAGTATTGAACCAGTACGCATATGTAGAGAACTGCATGAGTTTCAACCATTCGTACATTGATTCTGGTCTCTTTGGTATAACGATATCGTGTTCTCCAAATGCTGGCCATGTGATGTCGCAGATCATCAGTTTTGAGTTGTCAAAATTGCTTGAAAAAGATCCTGCCAAGGGCGGACTcacagagaaagaagtcaagagaGCCAAGAACCAGCTTATCAGCtccttgttgatgaatatAGAGAGTAAGCTCGCCAGATTGGAAGACTTGGGCAGACAGATCCAATGCCAGAACAAGATCACCACCATCGACGAGATGATCCAGAAGATCGAAAGCTTGTCTCTAGAAGACTTGAGAGTAGTAGCTGAAAAGGTACTTACTGGCAGTGTAATAACTAAAGGCATAAGTAGCGGACAACCTACTGTAGTAATGCAAGGAGACAGAGCTTCATTTGGTGACGTTGAGTTCATTCTTCGTCACTACGGTTTGGGGAAGTTTCAAGGTCCTCCATTGGAAGAACCTAGagatttctccaagatAGAAAAGCCTCATAGATTTGGTAAATGGTTCTAGGTTGAAATGTCAAGATCTAAAAGTATTCGTTTTAGCGTTATTGATAGAAGATTTGTAAATAATGTACATATATATAACATGAAAGTAGATTTTAAGCATTGATCCCTAGTCTTTGTCTCAATTCTAATACCTCTTTTTCCAACAGCAACTTGCTCTCCTTGAGATTAATATTCTCTCGTTCTGCTGTTCTTATTTGCAAGTCTTTCTCCAGTTGCTCGTTCTGGAGAATATCGAGCGAAGACTTGTAGTGGCTAACTTTATTCTGATAATCGAAGTTTTCGTCGTTGTATTTCTTTCTTAGTTGAGCTTCATTTGCAATCTTAATTTCCAATTGCTTGACGtccttttccaaattcTTAATAGTCCTTGATGCTTCATGGTTTTCGCTCTGAGAATTGTCCAACTCCTTCATGAGGTCTCTGACCTTGTCTTCCCAGAATCTAAGCTGTTCATTGCCATAAAgtttttcttccaactcaTGAACCTTCGAACTCAATTCTTTGttaattttcttcaacgtaATGTTTTCTTCAGATGACACCAAATGTTCTTTTCTTAATTTCTGGTAGTCTTGCATCTCACTACTAATCGACGATCTAGATTGAGATAACTCCGATTTGATTTCACTGgattcttgtctttggtTCTCAAGGTGTGTTCTCAAAATGTTCATATCCTTATTGGTCTGAGCCAATTCAGCTTCCGACAAATCAAGTTTGTGTGTAAGTTCCAGAAGCTGATCCTCAAGTTTGGCCTTGGTCTCAAGTAATTCGTCTCTCTGATTCGTAACAGATTCAACCAACTCTCTCAACGACAGAACTTGTTTGTTCAAATTCCCTATCTTTCTATCGTTGATTTCCTGAGCATTCTCCAACTGTCTGGATTTATTCGAAAGTAAATCTACTCTCGTCTCCAAGACATTTACGTGTTCAATCTTCAATGCataatcttcttccaatgttttcttttctttagTTAAATCTTCAAGGTCAAGCTGAAGCTTCTTGCTGTCCTTAATTAAACTGTTCTCGGTATCTGTCTTGAATGCTAACTCCTTGTTCAAGGTtatgatttcttctctgtACTTATCAgtcttttctttattctcgtagttcttcttgtggtagtatatcttttctttcaactccttgatCTTagcttcttgttgtttcatggcaaagttcttgtcttgaattgtttcttcaagcttGGAGTTATTTGTTCTAATCTCTTTGATCATGATCTGAGAAGTTCTAGCCTCTTCCTTAGCAAGCTTTAACTGGTTCTTTGTCTCGTTCAAATCATTGAGAGCAGATTCTTCGTGACGTTTGCTGATTTGAacagcagcttcagcaaGTTCAAGCTTGTCATAATACTCTTCTGATCTCCTCTTGTATAGCTCTAGATTCAGAGCAAGGTCAGAATTCTTAGTGCGAAGGGTATCGTGTCTAACTGTAAGCTGTGCCAACTTGTCTTCATAGTCAGAAATTGATGTCTTGAAATTGGCCGTTTTAGCCGAATATAATTCATCTTCTGACTCTCTGAGTAGCGATTTCAATCGAAGAATTTCGCTCTTCGAAGTTGTAAGTTCTTCACGAGTCGTCCTAAGCGTCTTGGTAATGTCCTGATAAATTTGAGCAAAGTCCAGATTTGATGTCATACTGAAGCTGATACGGCCAAAACTATCACTTTTTGAGATTGATCTGCTTGCTTCAGAGAAACTCTCGTCCGCTGATATGAATTCCTCAAATTTGCcttcaagttccagaactCTTCTTTGCGATTCTCTGAATTTCTTCTCGTAATCAGTCCAGCTATTAATTCCTCTTGTCGCCAGTAAACgattcaatttcttttgaATATCAATTGCATAATTTTCTGCTCTTTGAGAATTGGacatttcttgttgaagttggagttTCAATGAATTTATCTCTTCGTGCAACAGATCTAAAGTTTCTGTACGACTACGAAGTTCATTTTGCTTGATTGGCAGTCTATCCTGTTGAGATTCGTTGTGAAATCTATCCCTGAGCATggaaagttcttcaaccaaCTTCTTATTCtcaaacttttctttgCGCAATGCAGCAGTgttttcattcaatttcaacttgataTGAGCAAATTCTTCGACAAATGCTGGATCGGGTGGctgattttctttctcgatctctttctctctAGCTTCCTCTTCTAATTCAGATAACTTCTTCGATAAAATAAAAATTTTGTCTGAGtactcttctttggctATTCTTGCTGCATCATAATCAACTTTGAGcttttcaacaacgactGAAAGTGATTTATTTTCTCTTACTGAATCAGACAATTGTTCTTgcaaattttgaatttccaaAGATTGATTAGTTACCAATGTATTGAGTTGTTCAGTCTCTTTTTCCAAGGAGCttaattttgcaacctgaATTTGGAGCTTTTCCACCTGTGCATTTTTCTGAGCAATTTCATCCTTGTGGCTCTCgacttccttcttcaaagctTTATTCGTTCCTTCGAGAACCTTaatgttttcttcttcgaaaAGTTTTTGCTTTGACATTGTCTCTTGAATTTCTCTATCCTTCAGTTCTAAATCAGACTCCAGTTTCGAAAGAAGatctttcaatttcttaACTTCATCGAGTAAAGATTCATGCTTTGGCAATATCAAACTGTTCTTCGATATCTCCTCCTCTAACTTTCTGCTGAGCTGTTTCATGTCCTCCACTTTAGATTCACTACTTgacttcaaagaagcaTGTTCCTTTTTTAAATCTTCAATATGCTTTTCTCTCTCTACCTTCTCGAGCTTGTGTTTCTTCACAACCAATTCCAAGTCGGCCAATTTGGACTTGAAATCATCACGTTCTTTAGTCAAGGATGACAAATCAGCAATATTCCTATTCGAATTTTCTGAAGACTCTTTAAGCTTGGAATCTAgtagtttcttctcttctgaCAACTtattgttttcttgtttcatTTGATTAATTTTCAGTTCGAATTCACGAATCCTTGACGAAATCTTAGCTTCTTCACTTTTTGCCTTCTCTAATTTAAGATCTTTGTCTTTAACCAAATTGGTAGTAGTTATGATTTCGTCTTCtaatttgttgatttgttccttcaacttggtatTGTCGTTCTCCAAATTGTTCTTCGATGtttctacttcttccaacttgttgacttgctctttcaatttggaatttTCATCCTCAAGGTTGCTCTTTGacttttctgcttcttctaatTTCAGACTTATATCTTTGACTTTTTCACTCATTTCAGCATCTTCAAGCACTTTGACTGATTCTTCCAAAAGCGGTTTGATATTAATAAATAAATCCAtccaaagacttgaacttctAGATTCGTCCAACTGTTTCATAGTTCTTGCAATGATTTGGGCTGATTGAACTTCtctgatcttcttttgcaagttTGATCTTATAGAAGTTCCCCTAATTACACTTTGTACATCAGTGAAtaatcttttcaaactAACATCTctcatttcttccaattttccAAGAATACCATTCTTAAAGAAAATTTTTGTCACACCGACTTTGAACGTATCCGGATCCAATTCGGCAAATCTCAAGATCCGTTCACTGTTGGTCTTGAGGTCTTTGGTATATATCTCCTTTACGTTAATTATTGCATATCTTTGGTAGAATTCGTCAAACGTCATTCTATTTGGATAGCCAGCTCTTGTAATTCTGATACCTTCCAAAACTCCGTTACACCTCAATTGGCTCAAAACGAGATTTTTGTCAAACTTGTTAGCTTTCTTGTTGAGGTTAGGCAAAATGCATCTTACGAAATGTGGTTCAGTGCATTCTAATTGGTCCATCAAATCTTTTAATTGATCTTTGTGTTTCAGAGAAGCAGTCTGCAACTTGGCACCTCTCTTGGGATCCACCACAAGATGTTCGTCGTTCTCAAACATATCCCTAATAAAATTGTTCGAAGAGTATGGAAGCAAGCTCAATAAATTTTCGCTAACAGGATCGGTATTCTTTTGTAACCAGCCATCTACATTATATTCGACCAATCCAGCATAATGATGAATGATAAATCCactcttgaacttgttttGCTGAAACTTCTTGCTTTGGCCGCTAGCCCAATGATCTGCCAACTTTTCCATGAATGACTtatcagaagaatttgGAATAACACATTCTTCATCTAAAAGCTTGAAAACACCCATAGGATTCTTTGTTTCTATCAAATCAATGGTGGGTTGTAAATCGAGACCGAAATCAATAAACTCCCATTGGATGGcttccttcaagtactcgctttgttcaagaataaaGGAGTGGTGGTTGAAAAACTGTTGCAACTTCTCGTTTGTATAGTTGATACAAAGCTGCTCGAAGGAGTTCatttcaaaaatttcaaacCCTGCAATATCCAAGACTCCGATAAAATTGAGGTCTTCATTTGCTTGGTCAGAAtcgttttccaaattgacatTGATTCTGGCTATTATGAGCTGGAAAAGCTTCTCATAGAGATGTTTGGCAAATGCGTCTATGGCGTACTTAGCCTCTGATGccttcttggacttctGAACAAATTCTCTGCCAGCCTTGACTTTAGGCCTCAAGATATTATTGGTGAAGTCGCTTTGGTCTATTCCCAAGAGTTCCGTTATAATTTGCACTGGTGACTCCTGTGTGAAGCTTGCTTGTTCGGACTTCCAAGAGGTGAACTCCAAGTTTCCTAGATGCAATACTACGGCTAAGATCTGGAAAATGTGATTTATTTCGGAGACTTCAAAACCCATGATCTTGAATGCTTCCAGTAAGATATTGAACTCCTTGAAGTCGTCTACATTGGGAATGGTGATCTTGGGgttgttcaagtatttATACGTGGTGATGTCTTTGTTCAAGCCAAAGTTGGACAACTGGTCGTACCCtttcaagaattggtaAAATACATGATAGTTACGTTCCTGAGACGCCTGATATACTACTCTGGACTTCTCCAAGAGATAGTAGTCTATGTTGGCTCTACTGATTTCTCCTCGTGAAGAGAAGTATATCTGGATAAACTTACCAAATCTCGATGAGTTGTTATTCTTGATGGTTTTGGCATTTCCAAAGCTTTCAAGAATCGGATTTGCTTGAAGAATCCTGGTATCAATGGTACGAGAATGGGTGGAAATATCTCTGATTTTCTCTGGTGAAGACGGCGTAGAGCCGCCTACAGGATGAGTTATCGATGACAAGTACTGgatgatcttcttcgtatTTTCCGTCTTCCCAGCACCAGATTCACCAGTCACGAGAATGGAttggttctttttgttggaCAAAAGATTTCTGTAAGTACCCTCAGCTGTAGCAAAGATGTGAGGAGGAGGCCTTTCGAAAACGTGAGAATGGTAGCGTTCAAGCGTTCGAGTATCATATATTGGAAGTGACTTATAGGGATTGATAGCGACCAAAAAAAGTCCAGAATATGTGTAGATCAAATCGTCATTGTATCTCAAATACAAGTTGTACACCACAGAGGGTTCGTTCAAGTGTGTCAACTCAGCCATATCATTGCACTTATTGAATTTGGCAGGGTTACAATTCTCAAGCTGGTCTTGCGGTACTACTCGTTGTGTTCCATTGCCGTTTCCACCGACTACTGTGACTTGACAGGTGCCGTCCTTGTTGTAATCTGTGATGTAGCCCTTGGTGAAAAGATCGTCTGTGTCTGGGATCCACACCCAGTTCTTCAGGTCAAACCCGTTATCGTCGGAAGACATGGTACTAAGCGGACGGTATTGTGCACGATCTGTGTATGCCTTCTCAGAAGATAACTGGGCAAATTGATAAGTCCGTTCTGCTAATGTTGACCTCTTGAAGTAGCTCGTTTAAGTTTTCATGTAGTAAACAAAATTTCTGTCCAAAACAAAAATAGAGATTATCTGCAGGACGTGTTAGTTTTCCCCAGTCAAACAATGGTGAATAGCCTTCAAGGATTAGAATTCAGAATTGTTCGTGATTCAGCAGAAAAAAAGGTTGAAATCATCACATAGTTAGATTTGAAAGATACTGATTGTTTGAGAGGTTGTACAACCTGTTCATCTGGAAATTTTAGATCTATTCCTGCCGTGTGATTTGGTATTCGTCGGGTTCCACGTCTATTCCGTTTTGTGTTTGTGTTATGTCCCAATCGGGTAAAATGTTGCAAttttcttaactatggagcGGGAAGAAATGGGTATAGCGAATAGGAATAACTGGTTCAGATTGATCTTTGGTTTAGAATTGTTCTAGCTAACTCAATGGGTATTTTCCATAATTATGATAGGTTGACTTTgcaattttcaaattcaatatGAAATACAGAGGTTTGTCCATACATTTTATGAATATCGGTACAACTTTCAATAAATGCAGTAATATGTTCAATACTTATGGTAAATACATGAAAATAAATCCATTAGAATAAGCTAGTCATTAATAACGGCATTACACACCCACAATCACTGATTTGTTCAGTtagaaagagaatattGTAACTATTCTCTTTTGTGTATTGCTTTCCTCAATATTTTGTAAATAAAGCTATGCATATAAACCTGCATATGTAAATTTTGCAGCTAAATCACAAACCCAGAGACATacaaaaattgaagacGATCATATTGTATTGAATAACTAAATGCTCTAAGAGAGTAAgaattgaaggagaaaTACAGATACGATTAGCAGTAAAACAATAGGAAAAAAATTATGCAAATAAAGTGTTACTCATAAGCAAACTACGGTAAGCGACTATGAAGTTAAGTTAGGAAATGACTATTAGACGTGCATGATAGGCGACGACCAGTTGTTTTCTCTCGACGCTGTGGCTGTCAAGGGAGAAAACTCGGTTTTGCTATTATTGGCGCTGGGAACAGAACCGATAGCAGACTTATTCTTACTAATTCTCGATTTGCTATTTCTGAGAATACTCGACGATCCAGAGTTGTATGTGGATTGCGACGAAATGCTAGCATGGATAGGTGTTACACAGGTGGAGCTGCTGTTATGTCTCCTGTTGGAGAAAACAGAGTACTGAGAGCTTGCAGAAGGTGGAGTCACAGGAGCTTGAGTGTGAGAGTCGTTATAGTTGAGACTAAGAGCCACAGgattgttgaagatatgAGGCGATTGAGGAGGCTtgagatcttcaagatcgtCTTCCATTTTGGGAAACTGCAACAAAACCTCGGCCAACAGTTCCAACTTAGCATCAATGGGCTCCTGGCTGATGATGGTTTCCTGGTTCTCGTAGATGCTCTGAATGATGAAGGTGAATCTCGAgtggaagttgttgataacTTGTATGACACCGAGATTCTCATATTTTTTCGACAACACTTCTGTGACTTTGCTTAACTGAATAATGAACATGAGAGCTGTGCGTTTGATGACAGCGATGGCATTATCGTCCAATCCACTCAAGAAAGCACCATGTACTTCTGGCTGTCTGTTCTCAATCTCATGTTGATTGGATTCTTCGTCAAACTCGTCCTCAGTAGTAGAGTCGTCATAGTCCGATTCGTCGTCACAGTGAATGTAATCTGGATCGATGTCTTCAAGACTGGTGTGTCTCATGTTAGCGGCATTGACGATGTGGCTATAATAGCTTTCGTTATTGTTAGAATACATAGACTGATTTTTACGAGAGCGGGACTGCCTTACTCTCTTGGCCAACACCTTTCTCATTAACTCCTTCAAGGAGTCGGATGCATTGGGTATCTGAAGCATCGAGCAGgccaacaagttggctgTGATTGACACCAAGGACGTGGGCACAGACAAGAAGTACTTATCGTAGAGAGACAACTCACAGAAGAATCTAGCCACAGCAGTTACGGCCGAGGTAGTTGTGTTAGcagagttggaagaagacgaagattGCAACTTATTGTATTTACATGGCGTGGCATGGGTTGAGATCTTGCTGTGCGTGATAGCTAATTGCAAGCAGTCTTCCAATGTGGGATGAGAGAATGACCATTCTAATGTGGAGAGAATGTGCATTTCCATTTGGATAAACATCTCTTCGTCGTATGCGTTTCTACACATGATGGTGAGTTCCTTCAAAGTGGGCACCCGCAgtttcttgtcttcataTTTGCCAGCAATCCAAAGAGCAGTACAGCCTACCAACTGGTAATGACGTTTGAACACGATACGTTTGGCACAGTACCTGTCGATGATGTTAAGACAGAGAAACAACGTCTGTGGCTGGAGCTTGAATGACGAGTGCAACTCAATGAGGAAATCCAAGAGAAAGGGTCTCATGAACCACTGGATTTCAGGCTGGAGATCGATCATGGACGGATTCACAGACGAGAGGGCCTCCAAGTGGGACAATGTCTTGACTATGTCCTGGGTGTATTCCAGAGTCAACTTTTTGTTAGCCTGCGACTCCAAGAGCTCAAGCATGATGGAGTAGGGCTTTGGTTTGACATAGGAAGGGGGCCCGTagttcttggacttgtGGTTCAGCATTGTATGGAGAATGAAGTTATATGACAATTATGAATATGTTTAACTTGGTGAATGCGGTCAATTCGGATATATCGATATGTTTATATGTCAATATTGTTATGGTTGAATTTATATGGTTCAATTTTGTATGGTTGAATCCAATGGTGAAAATGTATGTGGTCGTATGGAAAAACGATGAGTATACTGTTTAGGAATACTATGAGTTATTGAGTATGCTAGTATACTCTAAGAGCAGTGAGAGAAGAGGTGATGTAGATGAAATGAGCGATAGACTTCTAAGCAAATTACCAATATTGCCAGAAAGGAGGAGACCAGAAATGAACGGAGTATAGTTATCGTAGAGTGTTCGTAAAGCAGCTCTATCTAAGCAGTACAGCACCAGACAAGACCCCGAAAAACGAAAACCCAACTACCTGGAAGAAACAAGCCTGAGGTCAAAAAACCACCAAACACTGAGCAGACAGCCGAATTGGTTTTTTATAAACCTGCCGAAACCTTGGTTCCGGAATATATCCCAAATGTCACAGAATAGGTTGTTCACAGTAGTTAGTGtaaatttttttgcaagGAGAAGGAGGAGGAGCTCAGATTGTACGCGTCTTAGTCGGAAGTAATTCCGGGGGTGCTGGGGTTCGGGCTGTCACCGCGAATTGGCTGGTACAACCGATTGTTCTGTAGGTTGCTGTAGAGCGATGTGCGGCCGGGCAAGCTATTAGCCTCAGAACGGAAATGGCCGTGGTTACAGAAGGAGGTTACTATGGGAGGAGTACGAGTCTGCGAGATAGAATGCAGAGACGTTGCAATTGTAGAGCGTTAATTGTAGCATAATTAGCAGAATTAGAATATAGTACGTTGGAGCGGAAATGTATGGCATAATTCAGTGTTTTACAGTATACAAAGTGGTAATAGAATATACGATTATGAAACCGTCAAGAGGTAGTGTGAAAATGTTAATCTCTGGGAATTCAGTCTAGACTGCTAGCTCAAGAAAGTACCACCCCAGGCCATTCCAGCCAGAGAGACAATCTTACCCTCGGAAGTGCCTAGATCATGGAGAATGCCTGCAGGGCGCGGTACGCGTACGAGCCGGTGCCAGGGATATATCACCAGGAGGTATTACACGACAATCTTACACgacaattgaagaataccAGAGGGTCGTGTGTGGCCGTGAGCTGAAGTGGGAGTAGGTTTGATGTGTGAGTCGACATTCTTAAGGCAGAGATTCCATGACCTCGGAGATATTTTGTAGGAGTCGCTGCTGCTACGCGTAGATATAGCGAAGAACTTTTGACACCACAAACGCCAAATTATAGCCCTAACTAAAGTAGTCCTAGCGAAAGCCAGAGAGAGCACACAAAGCGTGGTGgagaattgcaaaagtcCACTTCGCTAGCGTTCTGTTCCAGGTAGTATCGCCCGTTTGGCTTCGATCTTGGAACCAGGTCTTCAACCTGTTACGGTAGCATTTTTAGTGCTTTCATAATGTGACAGAGGCTGGGCACATTGCCGTACATAATAGATCTAAATACTCAAGCTACACCTGGTCTGCTTGCTCTCTGAGGTTGGCTTTTCTACTTTATTTCTGTATTCTCTACGTTTCTGTCCTATTCCGTCCAATTGTTACTATTGTCCGTCGAGAACAATATCGTCAACAAACAAATACACCTGGAAGCAGGTGCTCGCCCTACTGGGCTCGTTTGTTTCGCGATCTCTACCTGCGCTCCTTTTCCAGCTGTGCAGCCGATTGTGTTAGATTTTCGCAGCCGCTTTCATCACCAACTGTGCCCAAACCGGAATAATTCATTAGGAAGCCGCGTCCGGCTAGCTTAGTGCCCCAACTGGCAAGGTCGTTTAGTGTCACGGTGTATGTATCGTAAAGTATGCTGAGTGTCATTGTGTAATAGTTTAGTTACCATTTTGGCATGCTATTCTAGTCTTACTGGAACAGCTGATTGCCATAATGTGCCAGAACCATTTTTGCTTTCATGTAACTTAGACAGAGCCATTGTCGTATCTTCATGTGAATCGTTCGCAACAGCCAAGACGCCGATCACTTTGTCAATACTACGGCTTCTTTCAAGTGTTCAGATCTGCGCAGCCAATTCACCCCCAATTCCATCCCTTCGCTTGTCGCTTGTGTCTTTTGGCTCCGCGACCTGAAATAACTCGCTTAAGTACATTGTTCTACATTGTTCTAGTGTCACACTACCTAGCTATCGGGGTAATCCTTAACTATGTCCAAGTGTCCGTACAGGCCTCTCGATTTCCATTTTGACACATTattatttcaattctacaatgGTTACAGCCTGGGAATCGTCTCTTCCAGGGTAGTCCTCTGGCAGCTCGAGCCTCCTTAAATTCAAGTTATTACTCTTCGTATTATATCCTACATCGGgtattttctttgtctATACAAGTCTACCTAGTATTCCCTCAGTAAGCACCTCTACCTCTGCCACCAGCAGCTCCTTCGTCGGAGTTATTGGAGATGGTCTCGTCTAcagacaacaacaacgtGGCGGCCTCAGTAGCAGATTGAATCGCATTCAATTTGACCAATGCTGGCTC includes these proteins:
- a CDS encoding Uncharacterized conserved protein; this translates as MDSDSKPNAIELHVPTLLDTIFKDNVQELLPPHSIKAPEYTEILLQKTTKANKYYGSFQRYTRQFIPDDSAANTAIVRWTNSSIESTQRLIIDSWIGSDYKGNQVRTENSPHQNVQTKTTANSLFSWSSGDAYIEQRKKELQLAKGKEKSRKENQKTHSHQKEVSPEETASNNVTESESKREAQEKRLKKLNLTVPKESITNRLNRIIEKESNTFIHARIQRIKTHHTEQITKQIHERKRKDHELYLKKLRLKEEEYDKALKAATTETQKQGFFGNLFGFNSTTTNSRSELDFQLKDSFDNESVASHTSTTASKTNNSNSKRFSFLPVGGLWSSGSGGKESNKNDLSEVSPSKKSESSNDHIHPAEVVLREEIELQEENEVAEIEEKEEVHEGENENGYDFDDEEFDDFTSAEPLPKTSTTITAMAPLKPSTFSPPPSSTTNEFNLTTQHNINADLLDIFGPEKKSNEANENLLNI
- the MAS2 gene encoding Mitochondrial processing peptidase alpha subunit, mitochondrial precursor (Alpha-MPP) (go_function metalloendopeptidase activity~go_process proteolysis and peptidolysis), which encodes MQRSSLARRAFTAATKPNIETSTLSNGLRLVTDSTPGHFSALGAYVDAGSRFENPNKPGLSHICDRLAWKSTEKYSGMELIENLAKLGGNYMCSAQRESVIYQASVFNKDVEKMFDCIAQTVRAPRFTDQELFETLQTAEYEVNEVSLKHDMFLPEVLHSAAYQNNTLGLPLFCPPERIPEIGKSDIINYHNQFFQPQNIVVAMVGVPHEHAVKLAEKQFGDWKPAKSYRPDFGTVKYTGGEISLPFQPPIYSNMPELYHMQIAFETTGLLSDDLYALATLQKLLGGGSSFSAGGPGKGMFSRLYTRVLNQYAYVENCMSFNHSYIDSGLFGITISCSPNAGHVMSQIISFELSKLLEKDPAKGGLTEKEVKRAKNQLISSLLMNIESKLARLEDLGRQIQCQNKITTIDEMIQKIESLSLEDLRVVAEKVLTGSVITKGISSGQPTVVMQGDRASFGDVEFILRHYGLGKFQGPPLEEPRDFSKIEKPHRFGKWF